The DNA region TTTATCAACTTTACTGCCGACCTTGCAGGTGTAACCTACAAGAAAGACGGTGATGACGTAGACACTGCTCTTCGCGTTATTGCTGACCACAGTCGTGCAATCGCATTCATGATCAGCGACGGCATTCTTCCTTCCAACGAAGGCCGCGGATACGTCCTGCGTCGTCTTATCCGCCGTGCGTACCGCTTTGGTCGCCTGATGGGTCTCTCCGGATGCTACATCCACAAATCCGTTGCCAAGGTAGTGGAAGTTATGGGCGACCAATACCCAGAACTTCGCGAAAACGCAGATTTTATGGATCGCGTTGTTGTTATGGAAGAAGAAGGCTTCAACAAAACGTTGGATAAAGGTCTTGCTCTTCTGGAAGACGAACTCCTCGCTGTTGAAAACACTTCCGATAAAACGCTTAAAGGCGAAACAGTATTTAAGCTGTATGACACCTTCGGCTTCCCTATCGATATCGTCAACGACATCGCTGAAAAACGCGGTATTGCTGTTGATGAAGAAGGCTTCAATGAGTTCATGGCTGAGCAAAAAAAACGTGCAAAAGCTGCATGGAAAGGCGCTGCAGGTGATACACTTTCCGCTCGCTTCCAGTCTCTTCTCGAAGAAGGACTTCGTAGCGAATTTGTAGGCTACAACACCCTCGGCACAGAAAGCCGTGTTGCAGTCCTCATGAACGAAGAAGCTGAAAAAGTGGATTCCCTTACTGCTGGCCAGAAAGGCTACATTGTAACTGGTAAAACACCATTCTACGGAGAATCCGGCGGTCAGTCCGGAGACCACGGAATAATCTCTGCTGATTCCGGTAAAGCTGCGGTTCTGGATACTCTGAAACCGAACACTGAACTTACCGTGCATCATATTCAAATTTCTGAAGGCACCATCCGTAATGAACAGGCTGTGAACATGCAGGTAAGCGAAAAACTTCGCCTTGCTTCTGCGCGTAACCACACCTGTACTCACCTGCTCCACGCTGCACTCCGCCGCGTACTCGGTGACCACGTAAAACAGTCCGGTTCTCTGGTAACTCCAGACCGTCTGCGTTTCGACTTCACCCACATCGCAGCTATTACTCCGGAAGAAATTAAAGCGATTGAGCTGGATGTTAACGCTGCAATTATGGCAAATATTCCTCTCGATGTTGCTGAAATGGAATACGATAAGGCTGTTGAAAAAGGCGCAATGGCTCTCTTCGGTGAGAAATATGCCAATCAGGTCCGCGTTGTTGCTATCGGTGACAACTCTGTTGAACTTTGTGGCGGTACTCACCTTTCTGCAACAGGTCAGGCCGGCTCCTTCTTCATTCTTTCCGATAGCGGCGTTGCAGCCGGTATCCGTCGTATTGAAGCAGCAACCGGCTTTAACGCACTCAACCTCTCCCTTGCCAACCGTGAAGAACTGCAGGAAATTGCAGGTCTTGTTAAAGGTAAAGCGGGAGACGTTGTCAACCGCGTTAAAGGCTTGCAGCAAGAAAATCGCTCATTGCGCAAGGACATGGAAAAGCTTGCAGCAAAAGCAGCGTCCAGCCAGGGTGGCGACCTCATGTCCAACGTTACCGACGTTGACGGTGTAAAAGTTCTCGCAGCCCGTGTGGACGTTCCTAACGTAAAAGCACTGCGTGATATTATGGACGACATCCGTTCCAAACTCGGTTCCGGCATCGCTTGCCTTGCCAGTGCTGACAGTGAAGGCAAGGTAACCCTGCTTGTAGCTGTGACAAAGGATCTCAACGAAAAATTCAAAGCAGGTCAGCTCATCGGTCAAATTGCCGGTGAAGTTGGCGGTAAAGGCGGCGGCCGCCCTGACATGGCTCAGGCTGGCGGTAACAATGCTGACGGTATCAGCGCTGCCTTTGACAAGCTCAAAGATCTCATTAAAGGCTAATCTGCTCTATTCCTTAATACAAAGCCCATGCACTACCGTGCATGGGCTTTTTTGTTATGCAACATACAAAACGGGCTTAAGAATATCTCAAGCCCGTTTTTCCATATACGCTGTGCCAGTCGGCTAAATTACAAGACATTAGATCCGCCATTTTGGTGATCTATAGAAAACAACCACGTCCCGTCTGCCTGTTTCTCCAAGACTTCTATACCGCTACTGACGACTTCTTCTATCTTACCGTCAGGCGTTTTATACACAGAACGGTATTTTGATCTAAACAAAACGGTGTTCTCAGCTTCAACCTGATATACGGTTTCAATATTAAGCGTTTCCACCATATCCACCATTATGGAAAATACTCTGCGAAGACTGCTCTGACCGCTTACTTCCAGCTTTCCATCCCTCAACACCATTACCGCATCATCTGTATACATCGAGCATAATTGATCAATATTTTTCTCATTCATCGCCTTAACAAATAGCGCATGTGCCATATCCGGATCAGTAATTTTCTCCAACGGAATCTCAGCATGTTCTGCAAAAGCACCCACAGGTAAAAACATACACATGATGAGGAAGCTGATTAGTTTTTTCATACTATCTCCATACTCAATTATTACGGGAAGCTATCATGATTTTTTAATTCTATGATACAGCCTCCTCCTATACATGTAAGCACGCAATTATTTCATATGGCTTATCATACTTCTCAATAAAAAAAGGCTCGCAACGGATGTTGCGAGCCTTTTTACGTACGGTATAAAAAAAACTACGAAGCGTTATAAACTTCTTCGTCGAGTTCTTTCTCAGTGCGGGAAACGAGAACAGCAGTCATTGCGTCACCGGAAATGTTAACAGTAGTACGAGCCATATCAAGGATACGGTCGATACCGGCAATGAGCGCGATTCCTTCCATAGGCAGACCTACAGAAGAAAGAATAAGGGAAAGCATAATAAGACCTGCCCCCGGAACACCGGCGGTACCGATAGAAGCGAGAGTACCCGTCAACATAATGGTCGCAATGTTGCCCATGGTAAGGTCGACATTGTATGCCTGTGCAATAAAGAGAGCACATACGCCCTGATAAATTGCAGTTCCATCCATATTAATGGTGGCACCAAGCGGAAGCACAAAGCTGGAAATGGAAGAAGAAACGCCGAGGTTTTTCTCCGTACAACGAATAGTAGCAGGAAGAGTACCGGCACTGGATGTTGTAGAGAATGCCACCATCTGCGCATCAAGGATACCGCGGAAGAACTTTATTGGGTTCAACCGGCCAAACATTGTGATGTAGCCGCCGTAAGTCAGAAGGATATGTAGAATTGCACCGACATAGACTGCACAGATAATTTTTGCGAGAGGCAGAAGAGCATCCAGTCCGTACTGAGCAACAACTTTTGCGATAAGAGCAGCAACACCGTATGGAGCACATGCCATGACAATGGAAGTCATGGTATACATTACTTCTGCAAGAGATTCGAAGAAGGTCTTAACAGGAGCACCTTTTTCGCCGGCAAAGTTAATAGAAAGGCCAATAAAGATTGCAAAGACAATGATCTGCAGGATGTTCCCTTTTACCATTGCATCAATCGGATTTTTAGGAATAAGGCCTGTTAACGTGCTGGAAAGGGAAGGAGCTTCTTTAGCAACCTGTTCCCCTGCCGCAGCAAGGTTCATACCTGCGCCCGGCTGGAGCAGTTCACCAATAATGAGACCGATAGAAATAGCGACCAGAGTGGTGGTGAGGTAAATGCCTATAGTTTTAAAGCTGATACGGCCAAGCTTTTTCACATCGTCCATGCTGGTCATACCAGTAACAAGAGATGCAAATACCAATGGAACGATGAGCATTTTGATAGCATTAATAAACAAAGTCCCTACAGGGGCAATGTATGGTACAAATGCCGGTACAAGCGCACCGATAACCACACCCACAACCATACCGATGAGGATTTGAGTCCACAACTTCATTAAGAGATCTCCTTTACTTGCCGATGCAGCAGCATCAGACAAAATTCATACAAAACAGCAGATTACGGTTTTACAACGACATCTGGCACGCAGACTTCACCCTCCTCTCTGGTAATACAGTCTGCACGTCGCAACCGTCTTTATGCCCCCCCGATAGGTAAGTTAGGCACTTACTAAGAAGGTACATTTTTGAATAAATTCCACGATCATATTCATTCAAAATGAGTCTTTCACACTGCTATCCAAGCAACAAAAAAGGCAGATTTAAGACTGCCATGCGTAACTTGAAGTAGACAAAATTTTATAGTCCTAACGCTGAAAGCTTAGCGTGAATATCGCACCTTTGCTTTTTCGTCAAACAACGCTAACTATCTATTATTACAAATAAACACACTGTACCCTTTTTCTCCTATTTTAGTTTGACTTTCATAGTAAAATTTATTTTTTAACATTTTCGTCATGCAATAACACATTATTCTACATAAAAACTTTCTTTATTTTCAGCATAGTACATAAAAAACCTCTGTACAAATTTTTTGTACAGAGGCTTCATTCGACAATAACGTTTTTTTGCTATTTATGTAAAAAAAACAAAAGAAGCGGAAGCTCACATCTAGGAAAAAAACATGGAAGAAATTTTACCTTTTTTGGGAAATATCCGACTGCCTAAAATCGACACACCAGACAGAGATTCTTTACCATGTTCTACAACCTGTCGTGCTGACTACAAACCTTGTGTTTGATGCTTTCGCCTTCGACAATAAAGACGACGGCTTCACCAATATTAGTGGCAAGATCGCCTACCCGCTCGAGGCTCCGGGAAGACAGAATTGCAGCCACAGCACGCTTAACAGCGGGGGATTCATACCCCATATAGTTAACCAACTCTTTAATCACTTCTACATCAAGCTCGTCACACTCTTCATCCATGCGGCACACTTCGCGGGCAAGCAGAGAATCTCCTTCACGCAGAGCCACAATAGATGTTTTCAACATATCCAGTGCAACATTGCAAAGCTCTTCCAAATTTTGTTCAAAAGGCAATGCAGGCCTGGACGACAGATATTTAGCCTGTCTTGCGATATTTACTGCCTGATCGCCGATCCGCTCCAGATTCACGGCCACACGCATCATTCCCACAATGGAACGAAGATCAACAGCGACTGGTGTATCAAGAGCCAGAAGACGCAAAGACATCTCATCAACTTCACATTCGATCTCATCAATGAGTCTATCATCTTTGATGACACGTTCTGCCAGCTCAACATCTCTCTGTAAAAGTGCCACAGTGGCAAATTCAACAGCATGCTGCGCCCGTGCTGCCATCTCAAGTAATTTAGCCCGTAAAGCATCCAGCTTCACATGAAATTTAGTCTCCATGTATTCTCTCCAAAAACGTTGTCGTATATAATTCGGCGGGTATTATGACTACAGAACTTGTTAACCGAACCTGCCGGTAATGTAATCTTCTGTCTGCTTTTGCGAAGGTCTCGTAAACAGTACTTCCGTTTCACCATGCTCAATGAGTTTCCCCATGTAGAAGAAAGCGGTATTATCAGAAACACGCGCAGCCTGTTGCATGCTGTGTGTAACAATAATGATAGTATACTGTTTTTTAAGCTCAAAAATAAGCTCTTCAATTTTCTGTGTGGCAATAGGATCGAGTGCTGACGCCGGCTCATCCATAAGAAGCACCTCAGGCTCAACTGCCAACGCACGGGCTATACAAAGACGCTGCTGCTGACCTCCGGAAAGTCCTAATGCTGAAGTATCCAGACGATCTTTTACCTCATCCCACAAAGCCGCGTTTCTAAGACTTTCCTCTACCTTTGCAGCAATAAATGAAGCGTCCTTAATGCCGTTAACCCGCAATCCGTAAGCAACATTTTCAAAAATTGTCTTAGGAAACGGATTCGGTTTTTGAAAAACCATTCCAACACGGCGGCGCAGTTCTACCACATCAAGTTTGGGATTATAAATATCTGTCCCTTCAAGAACGATTTCCCCTTCCACACGCGCCACAGGAATAAGGTCGTTCATACGGTTCAGACAGCGTAAAAAGGTAGATTTGCCACAGCCGGATGGACCGATAAGTGCCGTTACCTGATTCTGTTCAAACTCAAGGTTAATATTTTCCAATGCCTGAAAATCACCGTAGTAGAAATTCAGCCCCTTGGCATACATTTTCATATTGATTTACTCCACCATTGCTACAATCATCCCCCAATGCAGTATGCACCAGTGGATGCTATTCTTTAAATCTATATCCGACACCACGCATTGTTTCGATATACTTTGCGTAGTCTCCAATTTTTTGGCGTAACCTACGTACATGTGTATCTACTGTTCGAGCATATCCTTCAAATTCGTATCCCCAGACAGTATTTAACAATTGATCACGTGTACGGACACGACCTTTATTCTTAAGCAGTTCTGCGAGTAGCTTAAATTCAGTTGCTGTCAGCAGCACTTCTTCACCGTCTATAAGAACCTTATACGCATCCATATCCACAACAAGACCGTCCATTTTAAGACTTGTTGCTTTAGCTGCCGGTTCAACCGGAGCATTACGTTTGAGTACGGCACGCACGCGCAAAACCAGTTCACGCGGGCTGAACGGCTTAACCACATAGTCATCTGCACCGAGTTCCAACCCGACAACACGGTCTACTTCTTCACCACGGGCAGTGAGCATTATTACCGGAATAGACTCTGTTTCGGCCTTGCGTTTAAGCATCTTGCAGATATCCAGTCCACTTATGGAAGGCAGCATAATATCCAGAATTACGACGTCCGGAATTTCTGCAATGGCAGCATCCAGCCCTTCCTGACCATCTGCGCGGGTAATTACATCAAACCCTGCCGCCTCAAATGTAAATGTAAGCAGCTGCCTAATGTCTTCATCATCTTCAACAAGCAATATAGTATTGGCCATCAGTTTCCTCCAACTCGCATGACGGTTACATCAGTAATTCATTACAACCTAATGGAGACATGGTTACATCAATATGACAAAATGTATTATTTATGAACAATGGTGTGCAATCATAGCTTTTTTGTTTCAAAAAAACAAAAAAGGCCGAAATCAAACGATTTCGACCTTTTTTGCATTGCTGAAACGCAGTGCATCA from Halodesulfovibrio aestuarii DSM 17919 = ATCC 29578 includes:
- the alaS gene encoding alanine--tRNA ligase; translation: MITANEIREKFLKFFEERGHEIVSSSSLIPADDPTLLFTNAGMVQFKKTFLGQEKRAYVRATTSQKCLRVGGKHNDLENVGRTARHHTFFEMLGNFSFGDYFKKDAIRYAWEFITEELGLPKDKLYITIYNDDDEAKELWMSEAGVPEERIFRLGEKDNFWSMGDTGPCGPCTEIHIDQGEHMTCGPDCGIGKCDCDRFLEIWNLVFMQFNQDEQGVRTPLPKPNIDTGMGLERIAAVCQGVYSNYDTDLFLEFINFTADLAGVTYKKDGDDVDTALRVIADHSRAIAFMISDGILPSNEGRGYVLRRLIRRAYRFGRLMGLSGCYIHKSVAKVVEVMGDQYPELRENADFMDRVVVMEEEGFNKTLDKGLALLEDELLAVENTSDKTLKGETVFKLYDTFGFPIDIVNDIAEKRGIAVDEEGFNEFMAEQKKRAKAAWKGAAGDTLSARFQSLLEEGLRSEFVGYNTLGTESRVAVLMNEEAEKVDSLTAGQKGYIVTGKTPFYGESGGQSGDHGIISADSGKAAVLDTLKPNTELTVHHIQISEGTIRNEQAVNMQVSEKLRLASARNHTCTHLLHAALRRVLGDHVKQSGSLVTPDRLRFDFTHIAAITPEEIKAIELDVNAAIMANIPLDVAEMEYDKAVEKGAMALFGEKYANQVRVVAIGDNSVELCGGTHLSATGQAGSFFILSDSGVAAGIRRIEAATGFNALNLSLANREELQEIAGLVKGKAGDVVNRVKGLQQENRSLRKDMEKLAAKAASSQGGDLMSNVTDVDGVKVLAARVDVPNVKALRDIMDDIRSKLGSGIACLASADSEGKVTLLVAVTKDLNEKFKAGQLIGQIAGEVGGKGGGRPDMAQAGGNNADGISAAFDKLKDLIKG
- a CDS encoding dicarboxylate/amino acid:cation symporter, yielding MKLWTQILIGMVVGVVIGALVPAFVPYIAPVGTLFINAIKMLIVPLVFASLVTGMTSMDDVKKLGRISFKTIGIYLTTTLVAISIGLIIGELLQPGAGMNLAAAGEQVAKEAPSLSSTLTGLIPKNPIDAMVKGNILQIIVFAIFIGLSINFAGEKGAPVKTFFESLAEVMYTMTSIVMACAPYGVAALIAKVVAQYGLDALLPLAKIICAVYVGAILHILLTYGGYITMFGRLNPIKFFRGILDAQMVAFSTTSSAGTLPATIRCTEKNLGVSSSISSFVLPLGATINMDGTAIYQGVCALFIAQAYNVDLTMGNIATIMLTGTLASIGTAGVPGAGLIMLSLILSSVGLPMEGIALIAGIDRILDMARTTVNISGDAMTAVLVSRTEKELDEEVYNAS
- a CDS encoding YybH family protein is translated as MKKLISFLIMCMFLPVGAFAEHAEIPLEKITDPDMAHALFVKAMNEKNIDQLCSMYTDDAVMVLRDGKLEVSGQSSLRRVFSIMVDMVETLNIETVYQVEAENTVLFRSKYRSVYKTPDGKIEEVVSSGIEVLEKQADGTWLFSIDHQNGGSNVL
- the pstB gene encoding phosphate ABC transporter ATP-binding protein PstB, with the translated sequence MKMYAKGLNFYYGDFQALENINLEFEQNQVTALIGPSGCGKSTFLRCLNRMNDLIPVARVEGEIVLEGTDIYNPKLDVVELRRRVGMVFQKPNPFPKTIFENVAYGLRVNGIKDASFIAAKVEESLRNAALWDEVKDRLDTSALGLSGGQQQRLCIARALAVEPEVLLMDEPASALDPIATQKIEELIFELKKQYTIIIVTHSMQQAARVSDNTAFFYMGKLIEHGETEVLFTRPSQKQTEDYITGRFG
- a CDS encoding response regulator → MMANTILLVEDDEDIRQLLTFTFEAAGFDVITRADGQEGLDAAIAEIPDVVILDIMLPSISGLDICKMLKRKAETESIPVIMLTARGEEVDRVVGLELGADDYVVKPFSPRELVLRVRAVLKRNAPVEPAAKATSLKMDGLVVDMDAYKVLIDGEEVLLTATEFKLLAELLKNKGRVRTRDQLLNTVWGYEFEGYARTVDTHVRRLRQKIGDYAKYIETMRGVGYRFKE
- the phoU gene encoding phosphate signaling complex protein PhoU, with translation METKFHVKLDALRAKLLEMAARAQHAVEFATVALLQRDVELAERVIKDDRLIDEIECEVDEMSLRLLALDTPVAVDLRSIVGMMRVAVNLERIGDQAVNIARQAKYLSSRPALPFEQNLEELCNVALDMLKTSIVALREGDSLLAREVCRMDEECDELDVEVIKELVNYMGYESPAVKRAVAAILSSRSLERVGDLATNIGEAVVFIVEGESIKHKVCSQHDRL